The following coding sequences lie in one Sedimentibacter sp. MB35-C1 genomic window:
- a CDS encoding sigma-54-dependent Fis family transcriptional regulator, whose amino-acid sequence MKKLAIVSYTAESVNSYYNQIKSLFGNKISIEKYCLDDFATNGYIIIDADVLLIPSYHLFKKIREHVNKDTELLFANRTISKSGMDKINSINKGAKVVLVDESPEMAEQIISIIYQLGARHIELNSYWATDLNKSRGEIYIILGQTDYIPENTKEIINVGNSLLDINSIIDIGTKFDLFSELDRKDIVRSYTEIKTANFGFLKILGLTNSRESQLDILLQTIDAGVIGINTEGEIFLYNDNAKEILGRNYEDVINRSGLELMPEIPFSVALRNLKPVEEKIIKINGYDVVVSVNPLLHSKKTYGAVAIIRKYSDLEKQEYLLRKKLIGKGYAAKYDFKDIFGKSSSITECINIARRMSRSNSSVLITGETGTGKELFAQAIHNNSLRKDYQFVPVNCGAFPESLLESELFGYEDGAFTGARKGGKPGLFELAHNGTLFLDEITEMPMNLQVKLLRVLQEREVVRLGGDRIIDVDIRIIAATNKDIKEMVERGEFRQDLFYRLNVLPLKIPPLRNRREDIIGLIDYLKKTFNSNFILKEKAKELLINYNWNGNVRELRNCVEYLVNLGLEEIDGKDLPIDFNVSDDEEIFVVEHELMLEFLEHAGNNIKKYVFVLEELRNAYINEKRLGRRSISEIAKSKKLFISEQEIRSILNSLEKYKMAEINKGRSGTVITDFGIKILNHLSTG is encoded by the coding sequence ATGAAAAAATTAGCCATTGTAAGTTATACTGCTGAGTCTGTCAATAGCTATTATAATCAGATAAAAAGCTTGTTTGGTAATAAAATTTCTATAGAAAAATATTGCCTAGACGATTTTGCCACCAATGGATATATAATTATTGACGCTGATGTTCTGTTAATTCCATCATATCATTTGTTCAAAAAAATAAGAGAACATGTAAATAAAGATACTGAGCTCTTGTTTGCAAACAGGACAATTTCCAAATCGGGGATGGACAAAATAAACAGTATAAATAAGGGCGCTAAAGTTGTGCTTGTTGATGAGAGCCCTGAAATGGCCGAACAGATAATCTCCATAATATATCAGCTGGGAGCAAGGCATATAGAGTTAAATTCATATTGGGCAACAGATTTAAATAAATCAAGGGGAGAAATATACATTATTTTAGGTCAGACTGACTATATTCCTGAAAATACAAAAGAAATAATTAATGTTGGAAACAGTCTCCTAGATATTAACTCAATTATTGATATAGGAACTAAATTCGATTTGTTTTCAGAGTTAGACAGGAAGGATATCGTACGAAGTTATACTGAAATAAAGACGGCGAATTTTGGGTTTCTTAAAATATTAGGACTTACCAACAGCCGCGAAAGTCAGCTTGATATTCTTTTACAGACCATAGATGCCGGAGTAATCGGAATCAATACAGAAGGCGAAATTTTTCTTTATAATGATAATGCTAAAGAAATACTGGGCAGAAATTACGAAGATGTTATAAACAGAAGCGGGTTAGAATTGATGCCTGAAATACCTTTTTCAGTTGCACTGCGAAATCTTAAACCTGTTGAAGAAAAAATAATAAAAATAAATGGTTACGACGTTGTTGTTTCTGTTAATCCGCTTCTTCACTCAAAAAAAACATACGGTGCTGTAGCGATTATACGAAAGTATTCTGATCTTGAGAAACAGGAATATTTATTGAGAAAAAAGCTCATTGGAAAAGGATATGCGGCTAAATATGATTTTAAAGATATATTCGGGAAAAGCAGTTCTATAACAGAATGCATAAACATAGCCAGAAGAATGTCCAGATCAAACTCTTCAGTTTTAATTACAGGAGAAACAGGAACGGGCAAGGAGCTATTTGCACAGGCTATTCACAATAATTCTCTAAGAAAAGATTATCAGTTTGTTCCTGTTAACTGCGGTGCCTTTCCGGAAAGTCTTTTGGAAAGCGAGCTGTTCGGATATGAAGACGGGGCTTTTACAGGAGCTAGAAAGGGCGGAAAACCCGGTTTGTTTGAGCTTGCGCACAACGGTACGCTTTTTTTAGACGAAATAACAGAAATGCCGATGAATTTGCAGGTTAAGCTCTTGAGAGTTCTTCAGGAAAGAGAAGTTGTAAGGTTGGGCGGAGACCGAATAATAGATGTTGACATAAGAATTATAGCCGCAACAAACAAGGATATTAAGGAAATGGTTGAGAGAGGAGAATTCAGGCAGGATTTATTTTACCGCCTCAATGTTCTTCCGTTAAAAATTCCTCCTTTACGCAATCGCAGAGAAGATATAATCGGTCTCATAGATTATTTGAAGAAAACATTTAACAGCAATTTTATTTTAAAAGAAAAGGCCAAAGAGCTGCTGATTAATTACAATTGGAATGGTAATGTAAGAGAGCTTAGAAACTGTGTCGAGTACTTGGTTAATCTGGGTCTGGAGGAAATAGACGGGAAGGATTTGCCAATCGATTTTAATGTGTCTGATGACGAAGAAATTTTTGTTGTTGAACATGAGCTTATGCTTGAATTTCTAGAGCATGCAGGTAATAATATTAAGAAGTATGTCTTTGTTCTTGAGGAACTTAGGAATGCTTATATTAATGAAAAGAGACTTGGAAGAAGAAGTATATCTGAAATTGCAAAATCAAAAAAACTTTTCATTAGTGAGCAGGAAATAAGATCAATTCTCAATAGTCTGGAAAAATATAAAATGGCAGAAATCAACAAAGGCAGAAGCGGTACGGTTATAACGGATTTTGGAATAAAAATTCTTAATCATCTATCAACGGGTTAA
- a CDS encoding MBL fold metallo-hydrolase RNA specificity domain-containing protein, which translates to MEIRFLGAVKGVTGSSHLIQYKNKKILLDCGMYQGRDDDLNLEEFEINPAEIDYLFLSHSHIDHSGRIPLLVKKGFKGVIFCSKPTYDLCEIMLLDSAHIQENEAEWKNKKAQRLGRKLVEPMYTQDDAMDSLQYFKTVQYDQIINVDEGLTVRFNDAGHILGSSIIEMWFDDENENVKLVYSGDLGMDQKPILRDPSFIERADYIIMEATYGDRVHDDVAQRTEELIKIILKTVKRGGSVIIPSFAVGRTQELIYELNKYYDSHLGEIGTKENELRKIPVYIDSPLASKATEVFKQNAGVFDEEAREYIMKGDNPLEFENLHFTQSAEESKALNFSSEPKIIISASGMCDAGRIKHHLKHNLWRKEASIVFVGYQAEGTLGRRILDGEKVVKVLGETINVKAEIYNVEGFSGHADKPSLLNWLKGFKEKPKTVFIVHGEQDSKINFAKEVKETLGMNCIIPEYNIIYEIKKSKNIEKVPVSGPKSITLPYSNKVNEKRISDLSNDINELKEMFEIAVERAQVHIKENISIDDYKKINNAIIDLENEIINLTVMTSK; encoded by the coding sequence ATGGAAATAAGATTTTTAGGAGCTGTAAAAGGAGTAACAGGCTCAAGTCATTTAATACAATACAAGAATAAAAAGATACTTTTAGATTGCGGGATGTATCAGGGCAGAGATGATGATTTGAATTTAGAGGAATTTGAAATAAATCCTGCCGAGATTGATTATTTATTTTTAAGTCACAGCCATATAGATCACAGCGGCAGAATTCCTCTGCTTGTTAAGAAAGGATTTAAGGGAGTTATTTTTTGTTCAAAGCCTACATATGATCTATGTGAAATAATGCTTTTAGATTCCGCACATATTCAGGAGAACGAAGCAGAGTGGAAAAACAAAAAGGCTCAAAGGCTTGGAAGAAAATTAGTTGAACCTATGTACACACAGGATGACGCCATGGATAGCCTTCAATATTTTAAAACAGTTCAGTACGATCAGATAATTAATGTTGATGAGGGTTTGACAGTAAGATTTAATGATGCAGGTCATATTCTGGGATCTTCAATTATTGAGATGTGGTTTGATGACGAAAATGAAAACGTAAAGCTTGTTTATTCAGGAGATCTTGGAATGGACCAGAAACCAATTTTGAGAGACCCTTCATTTATTGAGAGAGCAGATTATATAATAATGGAAGCTACATATGGGGACAGAGTTCACGATGATGTTGCTCAAAGAACAGAAGAGCTTATAAAAATTATTCTAAAAACCGTTAAAAGAGGAGGAAGTGTCATTATTCCGTCCTTTGCAGTGGGAAGAACTCAGGAGCTTATTTATGAACTTAATAAATATTATGACAGCCACTTAGGTGAAATTGGGACTAAGGAAAATGAGCTTAGAAAAATTCCTGTCTATATTGATAGTCCTTTAGCTTCCAAAGCTACGGAAGTATTTAAACAAAATGCCGGTGTATTTGACGAGGAAGCAAGAGAGTATATTATGAAAGGAGATAATCCTCTTGAGTTTGAAAATCTCCATTTTACTCAAAGCGCCGAGGAATCAAAAGCATTGAATTTTTCTTCTGAACCTAAAATAATAATTTCAGCCAGCGGAATGTGCGATGCTGGGAGAATTAAACACCACTTGAAACATAATTTGTGGAGAAAAGAAGCAAGCATCGTGTTTGTCGGATATCAAGCAGAAGGTACTCTGGGGAGAAGAATATTAGACGGCGAAAAGGTTGTTAAGGTTCTGGGAGAAACAATCAATGTTAAGGCTGAAATTTATAATGTTGAAGGGTTTTCAGGGCATGCCGACAAACCATCGCTTTTAAACTGGCTGAAAGGGTTTAAGGAAAAACCAAAGACAGTCTTCATAGTTCATGGAGAACAGGATTCAAAAATTAATTTTGCTAAAGAAGTTAAAGAAACTCTCGGAATGAACTGTATAATCCCTGAGTATAATATTATTTATGAAATCAAGAAATCAAAAAACATAGAAAAAGTACCTGTTTCAGGGCCTAAATCTATCACGCTTCCTTATTCAAATAAAGTTAACGAGAAGCGCATAAGCGATTTGAGCAATGATATAAACGAGTTGAAGGAGATGTTTGAAATTGCTGTAGAAAGGGCTCAAGTCCATATCAAGGAAAATATTAGCATAGACGATTACAAAAAAATAAACAATGCTATAATTGATTTGGAAAATGAAATTATTAATCTTACGGTTATGACCAGCAAATAA
- a CDS encoding DUF2089 domain-containing protein — MKYKAPSKCPVCGEKLSITKLGCHKCSTFIEGDFEPCEFCSLPEDDLNFLKTFIKCRGNIKDVEKEMGISYPTVRGKLDTVIKSLGLEISPKGVEKENEIKKSLRSEILEKLSKGELSPKEATEKIKNL, encoded by the coding sequence ATGAAATATAAAGCACCCAGCAAATGCCCAGTATGCGGAGAAAAATTATCAATTACAAAACTAGGATGTCATAAATGTTCTACATTCATTGAAGGCGACTTTGAGCCATGCGAATTTTGCAGTCTTCCTGAAGACGACCTTAATTTTTTAAAAACCTTTATAAAGTGTCGCGGTAACATTAAAGATGTTGAAAAGGAAATGGGAATATCTTATCCGACTGTACGCGGCAAATTAGACACTGTCATAAAAAGCTTGGGATTAGAAATTTCTCCGAAAGGAGTCGAAAAAGAAAATGAAATAAAAAAATCTCTAAGAAGTGAAATTCTAGAAAAGCTTTCAAAAGGCGAACTTTCACCTAAGGAAGCAACGGAAAAAATTAAAAATTTATAA
- the spoVT gene encoding stage V sporulation protein T, translated as MKATGIVRRIDDLGRVVIPKEIRRTLRIREGDPLEIFTDREGEIILKKYSPIGELTEFAGEYVESLFETTRHIAIITDRDGVIAVSGSSKKDYSEKRLSPELEKIIESREVYMTGANAKPIRITANEFNPDNYVSQVISPILVHGDPIGSVMLLSKDKASKMTEVEEKLIKTASIFLSRQMES; from the coding sequence ATGAAAGCAACTGGAATTGTCAGAAGAATTGATGACTTAGGAAGAGTAGTAATTCCTAAAGAAATACGAAGAACTTTGAGAATCCGTGAAGGAGATCCTTTAGAAATATTCACAGACAGAGAAGGTGAAATAATACTGAAAAAATATTCACCAATAGGAGAATTGACTGAATTTGCGGGAGAATATGTAGAATCCTTGTTTGAAACAACAAGACATATAGCAATAATTACAGATCGTGATGGGGTAATAGCCGTATCGGGAAGTTCTAAAAAAGATTATTCTGAAAAAAGATTAAGCCCTGAGCTGGAAAAAATAATTGAGAGCAGGGAAGTTTATATGACAGGCGCTAACGCTAAGCCAATCAGAATTACAGCTAATGAATTTAACCCGGATAACTATGTAAGTCAGGTTATATCTCCCATACTGGTTCACGGTGATCCTATAGGATCGGTTATGCTTTTATCAAAGGATAAGGCTTCTAAAATGACTGAAGTTGAAGAAAAACTTATAAAAACAGCAAGTATATTTCTGTCCAGACAAATGGAAAGCTAG
- a CDS encoding peptidylprolyl isomerase — protein sequence MNKLKQALALTLALTMVLSVTACKQESTDTVEEGIKAKVNDKVITQEEYDENLSVYKKMAENQYGADAWEQEISEGQTMGSYYESTLLDQLIMDLLLVEAAEKEGITISEEELKGELDNFKAYLDTDEQYQQFLENYGMTEEYLKESLKKEFLINHYLALKIENLQPTDEELQTLFNDLKMNIKIKASHILVNTEDEAKNVVERLNNGENFEDLATELSLDTVSAANGGDLDYFEYTDMVQPFSEAAFSMEIGEISEPVKSDFGYHIIKVNDKIVDDEITVETEKTALTEYYKSFKYEELLEKLKSEATITE from the coding sequence ATGAATAAATTGAAACAAGCATTAGCACTGACTCTTGCTTTAACAATGGTTTTATCAGTTACTGCATGTAAGCAGGAAAGCACTGATACAGTTGAAGAAGGTATAAAAGCTAAAGTCAACGACAAAGTTATTACTCAGGAAGAATATGATGAGAATCTGTCAGTATATAAAAAAATGGCAGAAAATCAATATGGAGCGGATGCGTGGGAGCAGGAGATTTCCGAAGGTCAGACAATGGGGAGCTATTATGAAAGCACTTTGTTAGATCAACTTATTATGGATCTTTTGTTGGTTGAAGCAGCAGAAAAAGAAGGAATTACTATTTCTGAAGAAGAACTTAAAGGTGAGCTTGATAACTTTAAAGCATACCTAGATACTGATGAACAATATCAGCAGTTTCTTGAAAACTATGGAATGACGGAAGAATATCTTAAAGAATCATTGAAAAAAGAATTCCTGATAAATCATTATCTTGCATTGAAGATTGAAAACTTACAGCCTACGGATGAAGAGCTTCAAACATTGTTTAATGATTTAAAAATGAATATAAAGATAAAAGCAAGCCATATACTTGTTAATACAGAGGATGAAGCTAAGAATGTTGTTGAAAGACTTAACAATGGCGAAAATTTTGAGGACCTGGCTACGGAACTATCTTTAGATACAGTAAGCGCGGCTAACGGAGGAGACTTGGATTATTTCGAATATACTGATATGGTTCAGCCATTTTCAGAGGCAGCATTCTCTATGGAAATCGGAGAAATAAGCGAGCCAGTGAAATCAGACTTCGGTTATCATATTATTAAAGTGAATGACAAAATTGTAGATGATGAAATTACTGTAGAAACAGAAAAAACAGCTTTGACAGAATACTATAAATCATTTAAATATGAAGAGCTTCTTGAGAAATTAAAAAGCGAAGCAACAATTACAGAATAA
- the mfd gene encoding transcription-repair coupling factor, translating to MNKILFEQFQKTEKFNKIIENYKNGKSQQVQGINEESMAFLVCNLLEAAADKILVITSSESKSRKYEEEIKAFTDNAGRFHPKEFILYNVDALSKDVEYKRSYLLDKILNLKKCAVTASINSIVTRVMPKDRFKDSIIVLKYGNCYDMNELKKNLINLKYERVDAIEGVGQFSIRGGIVDIFSPSESNPVRIEFFDDEIDSIRSVDLKTQRSVKNLKSVRIIPCSDLLFNKDEIDSMLTEIDMDYQSRMDKIKNLSESKEVQKKLRSMYNAYRDKMKEGLSIENSDLLVPFLKDSFVSVLDYFGEDFILIVDEPERVFEELGSLNDSYELKFSELFEKGEIFTKQSCVFISEQELKAKLTETPFVSVNGRDKIFKAEESVSLQFKEAPYYYGKMEDLSKDLNRLKYKGYKIAIVLSSNEGCLKLHNLLNDYECTTTLSKTANVAAESGQVIIMPGKVKKGFEYYDNKILILTENEVFGSLRKKPKKAKKRKGSKIEIFTDLKVGDFVVHEHHGIGQYIGIEKIDVQNIKKDYLCIKYKGEDKLYVPVDQMSLIQKYIGSDSEKPKLNKMGSVEWVKTKERTKAAIENMAAELVKLYAQRKVVKGHAFSSDTEWQKEFEYKFPFQETDDQLRCTKEIKKDMERPVCMDRLLCGDVGFGKTEVAMRAAFKAVMDSKQVAILVPTTILAQQHYANIVDRFRGYPVKVEMLSRFRTPYQQVKVINDLNKGLVDIVVGTHKLLSKDLKFKDLGLLIIDEEQRFGVKHKELIKQLKTNIDVLTLSATPIPRTLHMSMIGVRDMSIISEPPGDRLPIQTYVMEYNDGIIKDSIEKEISRGGQVYYVHNRVIDIDSAASKLQKLVPNARIAVAHGQMSERHLENIMLEFVNKEYDILMCTTIIETGMDIPNANTLIIDNADHLGLSQLYQLRGRIGRSNKVAFAYLTYEKDKMLSEVADKRLKAIKEFTEFGSGFKIAMRDLEIRGCGNILGSEQHGHMLAIGYDLYVKFLDRAVKELQGKSYEDEDIETSVDISVDGYIPSTYIENEEQKIEIYKKIAAASSKDDIYDITEEIIDRFGNTPVQVDNLMKISYIKSLCKKLHVKSIAQAGFIVNIELTSGNDLSQDIIGFLIENYNTKIKFDVSREPVIKYRLDSTEQLKILEELEKFFEILINYKQV from the coding sequence ATGAACAAAATTTTGTTTGAGCAGTTTCAAAAAACAGAAAAATTTAATAAGATAATTGAAAACTATAAAAATGGAAAAAGTCAGCAGGTTCAGGGGATTAATGAAGAAAGCATGGCGTTTTTGGTGTGTAATTTATTGGAAGCCGCTGCTGATAAGATACTTGTTATAACTTCCAGCGAATCAAAATCAAGAAAGTACGAGGAAGAAATAAAAGCCTTTACAGACAATGCGGGAAGATTTCATCCTAAGGAATTTATATTGTACAATGTAGATGCATTAAGCAAAGATGTAGAATATAAAAGATCATACTTGCTCGATAAAATCCTTAATTTAAAAAAATGTGCTGTTACCGCATCTATAAATTCTATCGTAACAAGAGTTATGCCTAAAGATAGATTTAAGGATTCTATAATAGTATTAAAATATGGCAACTGCTATGATATGAATGAGCTCAAAAAAAATCTTATAAATCTTAAGTATGAAAGAGTTGATGCAATAGAAGGTGTAGGACAGTTTTCCATAAGAGGAGGAATAGTTGATATATTTTCTCCGTCAGAATCTAATCCTGTTAGAATTGAATTTTTTGATGATGAAATTGATTCAATACGTTCAGTAGATTTAAAAACACAGAGATCTGTTAAAAATTTGAAATCTGTTAGAATAATACCTTGCAGTGACTTACTGTTCAATAAGGATGAAATTGACAGCATGCTTACTGAGATAGACATGGACTATCAAAGCAGGATGGATAAGATAAAAAATCTGTCTGAGTCAAAAGAAGTACAGAAAAAACTCAGAAGTATGTACAACGCTTACAGAGACAAAATGAAAGAAGGATTATCAATAGAGAATTCCGATCTATTGGTTCCTTTCCTGAAAGACAGCTTTGTAAGTGTGCTTGATTATTTCGGTGAGGATTTCATACTTATAGTTGATGAACCGGAAAGAGTATTCGAAGAATTAGGATCCTTGAATGACAGCTATGAATTGAAGTTCAGCGAATTGTTTGAAAAGGGCGAGATTTTTACAAAACAAAGTTGCGTTTTTATTAGTGAACAAGAATTAAAGGCAAAGCTTACAGAAACTCCTTTTGTGTCTGTAAATGGAAGGGATAAGATTTTCAAAGCAGAAGAATCTGTTTCGCTGCAGTTTAAAGAAGCTCCATATTATTATGGTAAGATGGAGGATCTGTCTAAGGATTTAAACAGATTGAAATATAAAGGCTACAAGATTGCCATAGTGCTTTCAAGCAATGAAGGATGCTTGAAACTTCATAATCTATTAAATGATTATGAATGCACAACGACTCTGTCCAAGACCGCAAATGTCGCTGCCGAAAGCGGACAAGTGATAATAATGCCTGGAAAAGTCAAAAAAGGCTTTGAATACTACGATAATAAAATACTTATATTAACCGAAAATGAAGTTTTTGGCAGCCTGAGGAAAAAACCTAAAAAGGCTAAAAAAAGAAAAGGGTCAAAAATTGAAATTTTTACGGATCTTAAAGTAGGAGATTTTGTAGTTCATGAGCACCACGGAATCGGACAGTACATCGGAATTGAGAAAATTGATGTTCAAAACATTAAAAAAGATTATTTGTGTATAAAGTACAAAGGCGAAGATAAGCTTTATGTACCTGTAGATCAGATGTCTTTGATTCAAAAATATATCGGTTCGGACTCTGAAAAACCGAAGCTTAACAAAATGGGAAGCGTTGAATGGGTTAAAACCAAGGAACGCACAAAAGCTGCAATAGAGAACATGGCAGCTGAACTTGTTAAGCTTTATGCTCAGCGAAAAGTAGTCAAAGGACATGCGTTTTCGTCTGATACAGAATGGCAGAAGGAATTTGAATATAAATTTCCTTTCCAGGAAACAGATGACCAGCTGAGATGTACAAAAGAGATCAAGAAAGATATGGAAAGGCCTGTTTGTATGGACAGACTTCTTTGCGGTGATGTTGGATTTGGGAAAACAGAAGTTGCAATGAGGGCTGCATTTAAAGCGGTAATGGATTCAAAGCAGGTGGCAATACTCGTGCCTACAACTATATTGGCGCAGCAGCACTATGCAAATATAGTAGATAGGTTTAGGGGATATCCTGTTAAGGTAGAAATGCTTTCCAGGTTCAGAACGCCTTATCAGCAGGTAAAGGTAATCAATGATTTGAACAAGGGACTTGTTGACATTGTTGTAGGCACGCACAAACTTCTTTCAAAAGATCTTAAGTTCAAAGATCTCGGGCTGCTTATAATAGATGAAGAACAGAGATTCGGCGTTAAGCACAAGGAGCTTATTAAGCAGCTTAAGACAAATATAGATGTATTAACACTATCAGCTACACCGATTCCAAGAACTCTTCATATGTCTATGATTGGTGTTAGAGATATGAGTATTATTTCTGAACCGCCAGGAGATAGGCTGCCTATTCAGACATATGTAATGGAATATAATGATGGAATTATAAAAGATTCTATAGAAAAGGAAATTTCAAGAGGCGGTCAAGTTTACTATGTGCATAATAGAGTAATTGATATTGACAGCGCTGCTTCAAAGCTTCAGAAACTTGTTCCAAATGCCAGAATTGCTGTAGCTCATGGGCAGATGAGCGAACGTCACCTTGAAAATATAATGCTTGAATTTGTTAATAAAGAATATGATATATTGATGTGCACAACCATTATTGAGACAGGAATGGACATTCCTAATGCAAATACTTTGATAATTGATAATGCAGATCATTTGGGGCTTTCCCAGCTTTATCAGCTGCGAGGAAGAATAGGAAGATCAAACAAGGTTGCCTTTGCCTATTTGACATATGAAAAGGATAAAATGCTTTCTGAAGTAGCTGACAAAAGACTTAAGGCAATTAAGGAATTCACAGAATTTGGATCGGGATTTAAAATTGCCATGAGGGATTTAGAAATAAGGGGATGCGGAAACATATTAGGATCGGAGCAGCATGGGCATATGCTTGCAATAGGCTACGATTTGTATGTTAAATTCCTTGACAGGGCAGTTAAAGAACTTCAGGGCAAGAGTTATGAGGATGAGGATATTGAGACCTCTGTAGACATAAGTGTTGATGGATACATACCGTCAACCTATATTGAGAATGAAGAGCAGAAAATTGAGATATACAAAAAAATAGCAGCAGCTTCAAGTAAAGATGATATATATGATATCACAGAAGAAATTATAGATAGATTTGGAAACACACCGGTACAAGTAGACAACCTGATGAAAATTTCTTATATCAAATCTCTTTGCAAAAAGCTGCATGTAAAATCAATTGCGCAGGCAGGTTTTATTGTAAACATAGAGTTAACTTCCGGCAACGATCTGAGTCAGGACATAATAGGTTTCTTAATTGAAAATTACAATACAAAAATAAAATTTGACGTTTCAAGAGAGCCTGTTATTAAATATAGATTAGATTCTACAGAACAATTGAAAATTCTGGAGGAACTTGAAAAATTCTTTGAAATATTAATTAATTATAAGCAGGTTTAA
- the pth gene encoding aminoacyl-tRNA hydrolase, giving the protein MYIIAGLGNPGKEYTGTRHNVGYDTLDCLAEKYDVKLNKLKFNSVYGETFINGEKVMLVKPVTYMNRSGIAIDEIIKFYKIPVDNLIVIYDDIDIPVGTLRIRPHGSPGTHNGMKSIINHVGENFPRIRVGIGRNPDIDLADYVLQKFGRDESDKIRMIMEKAAEAAIEIIEKNIDAAMQKYNIKATGEQLRD; this is encoded by the coding sequence ATGTATATAATTGCAGGACTTGGCAATCCCGGTAAGGAATATACAGGAACCAGACATAATGTAGGTTATGATACATTAGATTGTTTGGCAGAAAAGTATGATGTAAAGTTGAATAAACTTAAATTTAACTCCGTTTATGGCGAAACTTTCATAAACGGAGAAAAAGTTATGCTTGTAAAACCTGTTACATATATGAATAGAAGCGGAATTGCTATTGATGAAATAATAAAATTTTATAAAATACCCGTAGATAACTTGATTGTAATTTATGATGATATAGATATACCTGTGGGAACCCTGAGAATCAGACCACATGGAAGTCCGGGAACGCATAATGGTATGAAATCTATCATTAACCATGTAGGAGAAAATTTCCCGCGTATACGTGTAGGAATCGGAAGAAATCCTGATATTGATTTGGCTGATTATGTTCTCCAAAAATTTGGCAGAGATGAATCGGATAAAATTAGGATGATAATGGAGAAAGCTGCTGAAGCAGCAATAGAAATTATTGAGAAAAACATAGATGCAGCAATGCAGAAATATAACATAAAAGCGACAGGTGAGCAGCTTCGGGATTAG